attacaaaccgggatcataccaaagcctttagagccatatgaagttgcgactagaagatggacgtggcggaatcaatatttttaccacgaaaagatgatgaatgattattttaatcatgactGTGTCTATTCCGATGAGGATTTTCAGCGTCGATTCCGCATAGGccgcaacttgacgcaaaggattattgccgagctttgtcaggtacaacctttatttaattatcagtatgatgcacgacatatACGAGGCTTTAGTCCCGAATAAAAGGTCACTGCGGCCCTCCGTATACTATGTTACGGGCTACCAGCGGATTGCGTGGACGATTACATCCGTATTGGGAAAACAACCGCCTATAGGTATCTCAAActgttttgcgaaacaatagtcgaccattttggtccaacctttttaagaaagcctactcaggaagatgttcaaagaataactgcagAAAACACCGAGAGGGGTTTTCCCGGAATGTTaagtagtcttgactgcatgcactggacgtggcatgcgtgtccggtagaatgggcaggccaatataaggggcattatccaaaaccaactgtaattttggaagcttcagctacttatgattgttggttttgaCATGCCTTTTTTGGAATCTCGAgttcaaataacgatctcaacgttttatataagtcaccattgtttgaagatATTAAGAATGGGGTCGCGTCGCACTAtaatttcaccatcaacaatCATCACTACGCTCAAGGTTATTATATAGCAGAAGgaatctatccagaatggtcaactatggttcaagcttataaACAGGTAGGCTTTGGTCCGACGACTTCGAAGGATATGCAGTACTTTAAAAGACAACAAATGGCatgcagaaaggatgttgaacgcgctTTTGGCATATTGAAAAGGAAGTTTGCCATCATAGCTGGCCCGACGCGCTTTTTTGATattcaagaaatgaaaaaaattatgctgacttgtattattctgcataacatggtcattgaagaaaccaggcgtgacccaacctggactagttttccagatgaagatttgacGCCGAATCTTATGGTGCAACATGGGCGTCCGgcaagagaatatagacttgcAAGAAACCAGGCGTGGCCCGGCGCGCTTTTTTTATATTcaataaatgaaaaaaattatgctgacttgtattattctgcataacatggtcattgaagaaaccagGCGTGACCCAATCTGGACTAGTTTTCCATATGAAGATTTGACGTCGAATCTTGTGGTGCAGCATGGGCGTCCGGCAAGAGAATATAAACTTGCAACTGATAGAATCCACAATCGGGGAATCTATGCACAACTAAGACAAGATTTAACAAAGCACCTCTGGGCTTTAAAAGGAGCAGCAGACGACGGTGCGGCGGGGCGAGGCAAAGGGAGAGGGAGATAACGTGTACAATTGAGACAATTATATTAAaagttgttgtttattttaagtaATATGTATTTTAATTTAAAGTTCTTTGTTAAAATTGACgcaattatattaaaagtaattttaaaGAAACTTTAAATAAACATGTacaaattaaaactaaattaaaCTGAATTAAACCGACTACACTGAATTAAACTAAACTTGTTCATGCACTAGCAAGACTGAATTCGTCTTCGTTTTCTTCCAAggcatcatcttcttcctctaccacaTTCACAGACTGGTCAGTTTGTTAGTGCGGGACTTGTTCGGCCTGGACTTGATCAGCCTGGACTCGTTGTTCTTGAGTCTCATCCATTTGCTTACTCCATATAACATATTGTCGTTCATTCATTTTGCTGGTGTCCAAGGCTAGTAACTTGCTTAGCTTACAATCCCTGTAGTATTGTTCTCGCGAAAGACGACTTTTCTGTTGATTGTTTAAAGAAATGGCACGGTCCCTGACTCTATCTGCCTCCATTTTCATCTTCGTTGCCTTGTGATCAGCATAGTTGAACTCGCTTGAACCTCCTTCTGCTGCTCGTTGGGCTGCGTCTCTCGCTTCTTTTGCAGCTTTCACtccacctcctcttcttctcttgcaGTTGTTGTTAACGTCTAGATTACTATTGTGTTGATCCTGACTACTTGGAGTTCCATCAGGTGAGGAAGCATGCcctccattctgaaaatcctgcgagattggaccatgtggtgatcttccaggcacttgatgaccttccagcaaatatggattaaacttgttaagcaccctcaaaatggtgaaacacCTTTCATGTTGGAAGCTTGAACCTTTGTGGGTTCTTTGTCACTCTTCCCGACGCCTTCGTTCCACATCCGGTTCGCCTTCACCACTTCTTTTGTTGTTCCACATTTGAGTGACCAAAGCTACATATTCACTAATAGATGCTAAAATTGTGCAAAAACGATGGCTCAACCCATCGACATCATGACCATGAATGTTTCCGGTTTCTTGACcaaatttttgtaaaatctttccataaaaagtttttttttcttgataaatatcATTGATATCATCTAATGTATAGAGAacataatttctgcaaagtgactcgtcttcatccatcgtataccTAGGATCACGAATTCTTGTGTTCctttgttgtgattgttgtgtttcttgttgtgtttcttgttgttgtttgtgtttgttgtggtgtttgtggttgtgtttgttgtggtgtttattgttgtgatcgttgttgagaggatgccatatttgttaaAGATGGGATTTTCCTGAAAGATTGAattgatatgaatagttttgtttaggaagaaaaagaaaagttagaGACGGTATGGAAATTGTGTAATGTTGAGGAAGGTGTGAGTCTTAAGTTTGTAGACGAACTGAATTTATAGTCTAAGGAAATGAACAAATGAGGCGGGATGGGAGTAGCAGTGGGCGCTCATGCTAATAATGCAGGCGCAATAATACAGGACTCCCGCGACATAGATGATGACGCGCATTATATGGGAAAAACGCTGGCGATTTTATTCCGAGCGCCAGCGTCAGTGACAATGACGCCCGTCATGCACTAAGACGCGCAGTTGTTTCTTCGActcgatgttcaaaccaacagatttgttggtttgaacatccagtTTCCATGTTTGTTCAtcccatagtgggatcaaaatgaacaaactttgtGTTTGGCCATTCTATAGGAACTGCTCTTATAGTATTTTCTTAAAGTATGTTGAATATATATCGGATTTGGAGTAAAAAAATGGGTCCATAAATCATctgataagtttcccagcaaatcttagggaGGAGAGATCGGACTTCATATGGAGGATTTGTTGGAAAAGTGAATCCCGTCGGAAACGTAATTCCAAGGATTTGGATAACCAAACGTACCGAGGCAAACATAATTCCACTAAATCCCTTGAACCCCATAAatcccacctttaaaattctCCAAATCCACCATAAAATCTCTATATCTAACAAAACAATCAAAACCACTGGTCTCCTGTATTGGCAACACCCGGTGGAATTTGATAACCCGTTCGACGACCATTAAATCCTCTTTAGCTGTGGTACTCTTGTGATGCACATCCTAGGTGGCTCATAACCGAATTTCGGTATAACCTGTAAAAGGTTGGAGCAAACGCTATCCTTTTTCTTGCTATCGCTTTGGCGCGGTTTTGATTTACCCTCTTTTGTACAGCCATGACTGTATGTAAAACCCTAGTTCGCACATCAATCTCTTCTCTACGACACAACCTAATCAAGAGAAGAAATCGATTAGCGGATACTTCATCTAATCTTTGTTTAACATCATTTCTTTCTCAAATTCGAGGTAAGACTTCCCAAATTTCTCACTCTTTGTAttcattttaatttcagttttaatcTTCTGTTATTGACAATTTTAAATTGTGTTGATTAGGGTTAGGATTTGATTCAAGGAatgcttcttcttgttcttttactACAAGGTCTTACGGTTCTAGTATTTCAGCAATCTCACCAGAAACTACTGATTTCTTTGATAAAACCGGAAAAGATACGGTGGGAGAGTTACTTAGGAACCGGAATGGTGTTGCCAGATTTATGAAAATGGAGCgaaaaaatgaaaatgatgaCCCAAGTCGTTGGTTTCCTTATATTGATATGTTCAAGTCTGGGAGTTTATGTTTAACTAGTAATGAAATAATGGAAGCTCTTGATGGTATGATAATGGATGTGAGAAAGGAAAGGATTAGAAATGTTGTGCAGGATAGAAGTTATTCTGTTTGTTTGGTAGTTGAAGGTTTAAGTGATTTTGGGAATGTTTCGGCCATTTTTCGGTCAGCTGATGCTTTAGGATTTCAATCAGTTCATGTGGTTTCTTGCGATAACTCGAAAAGGTGCATTGAGGTGAAATGCCTTCATTTtcataagttatttatttattatttccctgGTTCTTTTTATTGCCTTCAATAGTATGTGTCTGAAATGGGGTATTATATTGTTGAATTGGGGAATATGTGTTCGGTTAACTCAAACAGGTACTTACTTTCCGATTGTTTCTCTTTATCCTTGGACCAGATATAAAGACAATCGTCATGTTAGCATGGGTGCCGAGAAATGGTTGGATATTGAAGTTTGGAACTCTACCAAAGAGTGCTTTAGTGTACTGAAATCACGTGGTTATCGCATTGCTACAACACACTTGTCAAGTGATGCGGTAGTACATTTCCTCTTTATTTTCTCTTTGTTGTGAGAATACTTATTTTCTCTTATCAACCTGCATTTCATAAAAAATCTATGTACTTATGTGTATTTTGTTGCAGTCATGGATTTTGTGACTGCAAAAACCTAGTGACTGATTAATTAGTCGTTTGTATGGTTTCTAGGTTTCCATCTATGACATGGACTGGTCTTGCCCAACTGCAATAGTTGTCGGAAATGAAAATACGTAttctctcttcctcttcttccagcATCAAATGTGCTTTGTATCCTTCATTTATTAACCGCAATTAACTTCTTGGTGGTAATTACCTTACCTACAGGGGCATAAGCGAAGAGGCCCTGGAATTGTCTGACTTGCACTGTAGTGTTCCTATGAAGGGCATGGTGGACTCGTTCAATGTTTCAGTTGCTTCAGGCATCCTCATGCACCATGCAGTTTGTGATAGGACTAATCGCCTGGTAATACCTATGTGAACCCTATCCTTATATATGTATGAAGTGAGACAGAAGGATTATGAGTTCCTTTGGGGCTTTAGGGAATAAATTTTGGTGCCTGGGTCATGAGCTGTTACCTGTATTGGCTATAAACTGAACTTCATTCTGTACAATTGTGAATACTATACCTTTTCTCAGGAAGCATGGAATTAAGTGATTATGCATCTAGGTGGTTTGGTACTCCTTCAAAGAGCCCTGGCTTGTTTTTGATTCTTAAGATTTGAAGTTACCTTTTCCTTAGGTTGGAGTCAAACTTTATTAACTTCATATGCACGGAGGACTGGCATGGGTATATACCATCGCCATTCAGTTGGTATGGAGAAACTTACCTTATTGTGTGCAAGAAATGATAAGTCATATTTTTCTTCCTGGGGCATCGGTTAGTTAAAGCTGTCTATTTAATTCAATCTGCTAAAGGTAACCAAGAAGTGCTTTACTGCATTTTTCAGGGTGTTCACGGTGATCTAACGCCAAGTGAAAGCCAAATCCTACTCGCAGAGTTCTCCTTGCGGCATAGTCAGACAGCAGTCAGCGTAGCTCATGAGTATGCAAAACGAAAGCAGGCGCTACTATCGCCGAAGCTCTGACTGGGGAACGTTTGTTATCTAAGTACAATTGGTTTCTGCAATTACACATCTTTCAGGTATTATATATATGAGGGGATTCTTtcccatgttttatctcttccttTTATGTTTGGAAGGGTGAGGTAGCAAACCGTTACATCAAAGTGTAAAGTGTGGTTATTATTTATTGATGATTTTGATGATTGTGAAATGGGGATTGGCATTCATACCTTCTGATATAAGGTTGAAATATCAAACATAATCTAGCCCTGGAGGTGTAGACATGGTGATTGCAAGAGGAGTATATTCTGCAAATCAGTTGTTGAATTTGGGCTATCCATTGTATGACATTATTTTAAATAATAGTATGCTTAATTTTATTTGCAGAACCATATTGAAATAAAACCTATGTGGATTTCCCTTCTAACTGAAGTACTTAAATTACTATGTGGTGGAATTTTGAAAAACAGATGGAAAATACAGGCAGCACGCAAGGGAAACCACATGACTGACCGTTGATTCCAACATTCAGCAAGATCTTCTTAAGAAAGGGTGACCGGAGAACACAAGTGGTGGTTCTTTCTGCTACCAAAACCACCACATGTGGTTTCCAGTATCACACTCCTTTGGCCTTTGGGTATGAAACTCAGTTAGATTCTTAAAATCCCTCCTTTGGGATACAATTATAACTCAGTCAAGAGTATTAAGTTGTCATTTTTTTAGTGGCATTCATTATGTCGACATTTTCTCTTTGCTATATCATGTCGTCATCCGTGGAGATACAGTAGTATAGCCTAAATTTGTTCAAAGAAATATAACGAATCAAATTTCATTTCAAAAATATCAGAATGATACTGCTGTACAAATTACAATCTGTATTTTTCCCCGGATGGCATTGAGCCATTAACAATCCGAAAGTGCTTTGATTGCACCAAGATTTCTACACCAGATCCATGCATCACTATGTGTCCATCGCTCATTGTTTCATGGTTTTAGTGTGAAACCACCTATTCCCAAAAACATTAGTCATTTTTGGGTCTAGCATAGTGGTGTGTGGATTCGGTGTAAAAATTTGGTGTACAAGTAGCAAAATCTGCATACAGTGAAATACCTTACACTCTACACTGTGTACAAAATTTACATGGTGAACCGTATAGTTTTGTTGGCAGTTGATTCCCAAGAAGCAGTAGTAGCAGGAGATAATAGCAAGTAAGCTCCACGATGATAGAAATGACTTCTCAAGAGAAGTTAAGGCACTGCCTTTGATTTCAGATTCTCCATTCAGCAACATCATTCTTGATGCTCATGGTGCAGGAAATTAGCACACCCAATTGCCGTTGAACGACAAACTAGAGCAACATACATTCACAATAGCTTCTTGAGGGATCTTTCATGCCTGTAAAACCAAGTTAAAACAATTCAGCAAATGTAGTTAGTTTGCGAAACTTAAAATCCTAAGATGGGATTCGACGAACCAACCAATTAAGTACCCATTTGGAAACTAATCCCATTGCTTTCAACTGATATTAATCCATATAGACCATCCCAACCGCAACTCGACCATTTATGTATTTGTTGTTTCATGATGGGGTCGAGGTGGCGGAGGAGATGGTCGAAATGGACTAAATTACCAGTTTCGTAAACCAACGACGGCATTTTTCCAAATGGTCAGTCGAATGGAAACGGAGTACCCCAAAGGGGTGACCTGAGAACACGAGTGGTGGTTCATTTCAGCCACCACCAAAACCACCACATGTGTTCCCAGTAGCACTCCTCTGGGGTATAAAAACTCTGCTATTGTCGATTCgaattgttgtgaaacagagtACCCCAGAGGGGTGACCTGAGAACACGAGTGGTGGTTACATTCAGGATTCAGCCACCATCAAAACCACCACATGTGTTCTCAATAGCACTCCTCCGGGGTATACAGACTCTGTTAGATTTCGAATACGGAAAAATTTAATATTCACTGCTTCCGAAGAAAAGTGTTTCTTGATATGAATGAATTGCTGCAAGTACAGTTTTGTCTAGTTTTTATAGGACTCTCTTTTAGTGCCTATTGCCTAACATAATGTGGTCATTTTCGCTTCCCTACACAATGTCGTCATGTTTTGTAATTTGTATCGTCTATTAAATTGTCTTtcctttagaaaaaaaaaacttttatcgaTCATTGTCCAATAGATCTAGTCCAAATTGTTGATAATGTCGTaatattctttttttattttccttttttttttttgttttcctgtAATTGATAATGTCGTAACCGAGTATGACAAAAGTGTTGCATACCACAATTACATGTTTTCTCTTTTGATGAAAACTATACTTGATAATAATGAACTCGATTAGCggtatatttgtttccttaaattGATTTACTCGGTCCGAGCATTCGAAAGGGCGAAGTGTGGTTAAATTAAAATGATATATAAACAACAAAAATGCTAATGCTGAGCCAAATAACATGGGCCAAATCTGAGACAGTCAGTTCCATTCCCTCTCCATCCCTTACCATTCTCAACGAGTCACTCCCCTCTTCACATTCAGATTGTGGAGACGGAACTCCGACCGTGGAAAAAATCGAGAAAAATCTCGTGGCACTAATAATAGGGATGGGCCCTACCACCACCAGTGGGACCCACCCTCTATTACTGCCACGGGATTTCTCCTGTTTTTTCCATAGTCATCCTAACACTACTCCGCGGAACTAGAAACATCTTTCATCCCAGGCTTGAATGGCTCTATGGCCAAAAAAGAATTTGGTAGTCAAACATTGTTTATCAAGCTTTAAGGGGTGGTTCCAGGGAAAGGAAGCCTCGCTGTAGTTCCGCTCCCAATTGTACCATGTCTTTGTCCCAAATCTGAATCAGCCCCTATTGTCCGTCCAAGCTATGGCAAAGTCGAACCGAGTTGTATATGCACTTTCCAATGGCATGTCTCTTGACAAAGAACAGTATACGACTGACTTTGACTCTTCGAGACTCGTCGTGGCAGAAGTATACAACTGAGTGACTGCCTTTGACTCTTTGAGACTCGACGTGGCATGAGCGCCAGTTTCCTCTAGAATACTCATGTTGTTTTTTTTCCCATCTTTCTCGAATCTTACTTGGGCCTGGAAGCTCTCAGACACTTCTACTAAACACCAACTCTAGCTGATCGCAATCTATCTCTAATTCATTTTCCTTTAAATTCTCACCCttcttacaacaacaacaacaacgatatCTATCTCTTGATCATACATACCATAACTAGTATAATCTATATCTATATCTATATCTCGAGGCTTCAAAGTTTGTTTTGTTCACTTCTTTTTAAGGTTAAGTTGGCAATGGCTTTATCTCGTTTGGCTTTGAAGAAGGTAGTATCTACTTCCTCAACTTCAGTATTACTACCCAAACAACTCCAACCACAACAATACCTTGTTCCAAGAGAACTTCAGTTTGCAGCTCATCAGAACACATTTTTAACCAGATCAAGTATACCAAGGTTGTTTGcaacttcatcatcctcatcggaTAATAAATCATCAGAGGGTGCTATTGATGTTGATAAAAACATTACCGAAACTCCGAAGGGGAAGAAATCGAAATGGCTCCCGCAAAAATTTGGAGGACGTGATGGAAGTCTATGGAGgagaaacaaaaacaaatctGCTTCTCTTGTTCCCTTCCATCTCAACGGTAAGTCTTCTTAGCCCAAATTTTGTGAGCATAATAGTGGTCCTTTTGGCCCGTTTTAGACAAAATTGTAATAGCGGTTTCTTTAAAATTTTCAGATCTTTTTTCATCTGGTGTGGGAGATGCGCTACTACGAGCGACAGATAACCTAAACAAGTTATTTGAAAATTGGGCACCGTCAGGATTAATAGGTCGAATGAAAGAAAATGAATCGAGGTACAAGTTGAGATACGAATTACCAGGTCTTACCAAGGAAGATGTGAAGATCACTGTTCATGACAATTTCCTAACAATTAGAGGAGAGCacagggaagaagaagaggacaCTGATG
This genomic stretch from Papaver somniferum cultivar HN1 chromosome 5, ASM357369v1, whole genome shotgun sequence harbors:
- the LOC113281748 gene encoding uncharacterized protein LOC113281748, translating into MTVCKTLVRTSISSLRHNLIKRRNRLADTSSNLCLTSFLSQIRGLGFDSRNASSCSFTTRSYGSSISAISPETTDFFDKTGKDTVGELLRNRNGVARFMKMERKNENDDPSRWFPYIDMFKSGSLCLTSNEIMEALDGMIMDVRKERIRNVVQDRSYSVCLVVEGLSDFGNVSAIFRSADALGFQSVHVVSCDNSKRYKDNRHVSMGAEKWLDIEVWNSTKECFSVLKSRGYRIATTHLSSDAVSIYDMDWSCPTAIVVGNENTGISEEALELSDLHCSVPMKGMVDSFNVSVASGILMHHAVCDRTNRLGVHGDLTPSESQILLAEFSLRHSQTAVSVAHEYAKRKQALLSPKL
- the LOC113277475 gene encoding 26.5 kDa heat shock protein, mitochondrial — its product is MALSRLALKKVVSTSSTSVLLPKQLQPQQYLVPRELQFAAHQNTFLTRSSIPRLFATSSSSSDNKSSEGAIDVDKNITETPKGKKSKWLPQKFGGRDGSLWRRNKNKSASLVPFHLNDLFSSGVGDALLRATDNLNKLFENWAPSGLIGRMKENESRYKLRYELPGLTKEDVKITVHDNFLTIRGEHREEEEDTDEDGDEHWSASRYGYYETSFMLPDDAKVEQIKAEMKGGVLSITIPRTENAKPKDVKEIEIS